From a single Arachis hypogaea cultivar Tifrunner chromosome 3, arahy.Tifrunner.gnm2.J5K5, whole genome shotgun sequence genomic region:
- the LOC112790747 gene encoding uncharacterized protein, giving the protein MADSSGTTLMDLITADPTPTQTSSSASSAVASPASASPASGLPTALGKPGGEKKSKRAALMQIQNDTFSAAKNALNPVRANLMPQKQKKKPVSYSQLARSIHELAATSDQRSSQRQLVQHVFPKLAVYNSVDPSLAPSLLMLNQQCEDRTVLRYVYYYLARILSDNGSQGLTAGGGIPTPNWDALADIDAVGGVTRADVVPRIVEQLIAEATNAESEFHARRLQSLKALTYAPSSNSEVLSRLYEIVFGVLEKVGTPPKRKKGILGVGAKGGDKESIIRTNLQFAALSALRRLPIDPGNPAFLHYAILGISSSDPVAVRHGLGIVSELATRDPYAVAMALGKHAQPGGALLDVLHLHDVLARVSLARLCCTISRARSLDERSDIRSQFNSVLYQLLLDPSEKVCFEAIICVLGKYDNSERTEERASGWYRLTREILKLPDASSKESSKDKSKNKRPQPLIKLVMRRLESSFRSFSRPVLHAASRVVQEMGKSRAAAFALGMQDIDEGTHINTFAEAADLNDSDESTHPESVRRTSSISNNVSGGRDTIAGLLASLMEVVRTTVACECVYVRAMVIKALIWMQSPVDSFDELESIIASELSDPAWPAALLNDVLLTLHARFKASPDMAVTLLEIARIFATKVPGKVDADVLQLLWKTCLVGAVPDGKHKALEAVTIVLDLPPPQPGSMLGLTSVDRVSASDPKSALALQKLVQAAVWFLGENANYAASEYAWESSTPPGTALMMLDADKMVAAASSRNPTLASALTRLQRCAFNGSWEIRIIAAQALTTMAIRSGEPFRLQIYEFLHTLAQGGLQSQFSDIHLSNGEDQGASGTGLGVLLSPMIKVLDEMYRAQDDLIKEIRNHDNAKKEWTDDELKKLYETHERLLDLVSLFCYVPRTKYLPLGPISGKLIDIYRTRHNISASTGLSDPAVATGISDLIYESKAAAPAEPDGLDDDLVNAWAANLGDDGLWGNNAPAMNRVNEFLAGAGTDAPEVDEENMISRPSVSYDDMWAKTLLEPSEMEEDDARSLGSSSPDSTGSVETSISSHFGGMGYPSLFSSRPSSQTTDKAASRGSGPSTYEGYGSPIREEPPPYSSPVLGRYESFENPLAGNGSQSFGSPDDERASSGNPQFGSALYDFTAGGDDELSLTAGEEVEIEYEVDGWFYVKKKRPGRDGKMAGLVPVLYVSQS; this is encoded by the exons ATGGCG GACTCGTCTGGAACAACGCTCATGGATCTGATTACGGCGGACCCTACGCCTACGCAGACATCGTCTTCGGCGTCGTCTGCAGTGGCATCTCCGGCATCGGCGTCACCGGCATCAGGTCTTCCCACGGCGCTGGGTAAGCCCGGTGGGGAGAAGAAATCGAAGCGAGCCGCATTGATGCAGATCCAGAACGATACCTTTTCTGCTGCCAAAAATGCTTTGAATCCAGTTAGGGCCAATCTTATGCcgcaaaagcaaaagaaaaag CCAGTTTCATATTCACAACTTGCGAGAAGTATCCATGAACTAGCTGCCACTTCTGATCAG AGAAGTTCTCAGCGGCAATTAGTGCAACATGTATTTCCAAAACTTGCCGTATATAATTCTGTGGATCCTTCGCTCGCCCCCTCTCTTCTCATG ctTAATCAGCAGTGTGAAGATAGAACTGTGCTACGATATGTCTATTACTACCTGGCTAGAATCTTGTCTGACAATGGCTCCCAAGGTTTGACCGCAGGCGGTGGGATACCCACTCCTAACTGGGATGCATTGGCTGACATTGATGCAGTTGGAGGTGTTACTCGAGCTGATGTTGTGCCACGGATAGTAGAACAGCTTATTGCCGAAGCCACAAATGCTGAATCTGAAT TTCATGCTCGAAGACTCCAATCCTTGAAGGCACTTACATATGCTCCTTCATCCAACTCTGAAGTATTGTCCAGATTGTATGAAATTGTTTTTGGTGTACTAGAGAAG GTTGGCACTCCACCAAAGCGAAAGAAAGGCATACTTGGGGTTGGGGCTAAAGGTGGTGATAAAGAG TCTATCATCCGAACCAATCTGCAATTTGCTGCCTTGAGTGCTCTAAGAAGACTCCCTATCGATCCTGGGAATCCAGCATTTCTCCATTATGCTATACTAGG GATTTCATCTTCTGATCCGGTTGCTGTGAGGCATGGGCTGGGAATTGTTTCTGAGTTGGCTACAAGGGACCCTTATGCTGTAGCAATGGCATTAG GAAAGCATGCACAGCCTGGAG GGGCTTTACTAGATGTTCTCCACTTGCATGATGTTCTTGCTAGAGTTTCTCTAGCTAGGTTATGCTGCACAATATCAAGAGCTAGATCTTTAGATG AAAGATCAGACATTAGATCTCAGTTCAATTCAGTGCTCTATCAACTTCTGTTGGATCCCAGTGAAAAAGTCTGCTTTGAGGCAATTATTTGCGTACTTGGAAAATATGATAACTCTGAGAG GACTGAGGAGCGTGCTTCTGGGTGGTACCGTTTGACCAGGGAGATTCTTAAGTTACCGGATGCATCTTCCAAGGAAAGTTCTAAAGATAAATCTAAGAATAAACGTCCGCAACCTCTTATAAAACTTGTAATGAGAAG GTTAGAAAGTTCTTTCCGTAGCTTTTCTAGACCTGTGCTTCATGCAGCATCTAGAGTTGTCCAGGAGATGGGGAAAAGTCGAGCTGCTGCTTTTGCTTTGGGCATGCAGGATATTGATGAAGGGACACATATCAATACATTTGCTGAGGCTGCTGATCTTAATGATTCAGATGAAAGTACACATCCTGAAA GTGTTCGAAGAACTTCTTCAATATCTAACAATGTAAGTGGTGGCAGAGATACCATCGCGGGTTTATTGGCTTCATTAATGGAGGTCGTACGGACAACAGTTGCTTGTGAATGTGTTTATGTACGAGCGATGGTGATCAAGGCACTAATCTGGATGCAAAGCCCAGTTGACTCATTTGATGAGCTTGAATCTATTATTGCCTCAGAATTGTCTGATCCAGCTTGGCCAGCAGCACTGTTGAATGATGTTCTACTCACTCTCCATGCTCGGTTTAAG GCTTCTCCGGATATGGCTGTTACGCTTCTTGAAATTGCAAGAATATTTGCTACTAAAGTACCAGGAAAGGTTGATGCTGATGTGCTACAACTACTTTGGAAG ACTTGTCTTGTTGGAGCTGTTCCTGATGGGAAACACAAAGCTTTAGAAGCAGTCACTATTGTTCTTGATCTACCACCTCCACAACCTGGATCTATGCTTGGTCTTACTTCAGTGGATAGGGTGTCTGCATCTGACCCAAAGTCTGCTCTTGCTTTACAAAAATTAGTCCAAGCAGCT GTATGGTTCCTTGGAGAAAATGCAAATTATGCTGCTTCTGAATATGCTTGGGAATCTTCTACTCCACCTGGTACTGCACTAATGATGTTAGATGCCGATAAAATGGTTGCTGCTGCTAGTTCTCGTAATCCTACTCTAGCTAGTGCTTTGACTAGGCTACAGAGGTGTGCATTTAATGGCAGCTGGGAG ATTCGAATTATTGCTGCTCAGGCTCTTACAACAATGGCAATCAGATCTGGTGAGCCTTTCAGGTTACAGATTTATGAGTTTCTGCACACTTTGGCACAAGGTGGTCTGCAGTCACAGTTCTCAGACATACATCTCAGCAATGGAGAAGATCAAGGAGCTAGCGGTACAGGCCTTGGAGTTTTATTAAGTCCAATGATAAAAGTTTTGGATGAGATGTACAGAGCGCAAGATGATTTGATCAA GGAAATACGCAATCATGACAACGCTAAGAAAGAATGGACTGATGATGAATTGAAGAAACTATATGAAACCCACGAAAGGCTGCTGGACCTTGTTTCATTGTTTTGCTATGTTCCAAGAACAAAGTATCTTCCTTTGGGTCCAATAAG TGGCAAACTCATCGACATCTATCGTACACGCCACAATATTAGTGCATCAACTGGTTTGAGTGATCCAGCTGTTGCAACTGGTATATCTGACCTCATCTATGAATCCAAAGCAGCAGCACCTGCTGAGCCTGATGGACTTGATGATGACCTAGTGAATGCTTGGGCAGCGAACCTTGGAGATGATGGCTTGTGGGGAAACAATGCACCAGCAATGAATAGG GTAAATGAATTTCTTGCTGGCGCTGGAACAGATGCCCCAGAAGTTGATGAAGAGAATATGATATCTAGGCCTTCAGTTAGCTATGATGATATGTGGGCAAAAACACTTTTAGAACCTTCTGAGATGGAG GAAGATGATGCAAGATCATTGGGATCATCGTCTCCAGACTCAACAGGATCAGTTGAAACTTCAATATCATCCCACTTTGGCGGAATGGGTTACCCTTCACTATTTAGTTCCCGACCATCCTCACAAACTACG GACAAGGCAGCAAGCCGAGGTAGTGGTCCCTCTACATATGAGGGTTATGGTTCTCCG ATAAGAGAAGAACCTCCACCATACTCATCCCCTGTCTTGGGAAGATATGAATCATTTGAGAACCCCCTAGCAGGAAATGGATCTCAAAGTTTTGGGTCTCCAGATGATGAACGAGCTTCGTCTGGAAATCCACAATTCGGATCTGCACTTTATGACTTCACAGCAGGAGGAGATGATGAA TTGAGTTTAACCGCCGGAGAAGAAGTTGAGATTGAGTATGAAGTAGATGGCTGGTTTTAC GTTAAGAAGAAACGTCCTGGCAGGGATGGCAAGATGGCTGGACTGGTCCCTGTTTTATATGTTAGTCAATCGTAA